A single genomic interval of Meles meles chromosome 9, mMelMel3.1 paternal haplotype, whole genome shotgun sequence harbors:
- the LOC123951047 gene encoding thioredoxin domain-containing protein 17-like — MAGREELSVRGFEELSRAVEWHRDKTIFAYFTGSKDAGGQSWCPDCVQAEPVVREGLKHMSEGCVFIYCQVGEKPYWKDPDNDFRKNLKVTAVPTLLKYRTPQTGGI; from the coding sequence ATGGCGGGCCGTGAGGAGCTGAGCGTTCGCGGCTTTGAGGAGCTCAGCCGGGCCGTGGAGTGGCACCGCGACAAGACCATCTTCGCCTACTTCACCGGCTCCAAGGACGCGGGCGGGCAGAGCTGGTGCCCCGACTGCGTGCAGGCTGAACCGGTCGTTCGAGAGGGGCTGAAGCACATGAGTGAGGGGTGTGTGTTCATCTACTGCCAAGTGGGAGAGAAGCCCTATTGGAAAGATCCAGATAATGACTTCAGAAAAAATCTGAAAGTGACAGCAGTGCCTACACTACTTAAATACAGAACACCCCAAACTGGTGGAATCTGA